One window from the genome of Alkalihalobacillus sp. LMS6 encodes:
- a CDS encoding diacylglycerol kinase family protein, producing MTTYNKALLIYNQEAGQGDASELLEKIVPKLALSIKEFTLRQTEQQGDAEDLCSRYGSEVDLILIMGGDGTVHECVNGLMQQSGRPTVAVLPTGTCNDLSRALNAPTLDEALDAILAGHTTELDIIGQNDRYFSNFSGVGLITEASKEIEESTKDSFGKLGYIISAIRSLKEPTTFTYEVETDTGVKKSGEAVMILAMNGQYIGTVGLFEDVISLDDGQLHLFIIKEAGLTLVKNMYNQARADEGWLDNPEQLEMLNVQSCTVKTSPSLDIDSDGEKTDQTPVTYQMHKQALSFIHYQE from the coding sequence ATGACTACGTACAATAAAGCGTTACTTATATACAATCAAGAAGCTGGACAAGGAGATGCATCTGAGCTACTTGAAAAAATTGTCCCCAAATTAGCGCTGTCGATTAAAGAATTTACACTTCGTCAGACGGAGCAACAAGGGGATGCAGAGGATCTTTGCTCTAGATATGGCAGTGAAGTCGATTTGATTCTTATTATGGGTGGGGACGGTACGGTTCACGAATGTGTAAATGGTCTTATGCAACAATCAGGAAGACCAACTGTTGCTGTTTTACCTACTGGAACGTGTAATGATTTATCAAGGGCCTTGAACGCACCAACTCTTGACGAAGCTCTGGATGCCATTCTTGCTGGACATACGACCGAGCTTGATATTATTGGTCAAAACGACCGCTATTTCAGTAATTTCTCAGGAGTTGGACTTATCACAGAAGCATCCAAAGAGATTGAGGAATCGACGAAAGACTCATTCGGTAAACTTGGCTATATTATAAGCGCCATTCGATCTTTAAAAGAACCGACAACGTTTACGTATGAAGTTGAAACGGATACAGGCGTAAAGAAAAGTGGAGAAGCCGTTATGATTCTGGCGATGAACGGACAATATATTGGCACAGTTGGACTTTTCGAGGATGTCATTTCTCTTGATGATGGACAACTCCACCTTTTTATTATTAAAGAAGCCGGTTTAACACTAGTAAAAAATATGTACAATCAAGCACGAGCAGACGAAGGATGGCTTGATAATCCCGAACAATTAGAAATGTTGAATGTTCAATCGTGTACAGTGAAGACGTCTCCGTCCCTTGATATCGACAGTGATGGTGAAAAAACAGATCAAACACCTGTTACGTATCAAATGCACAAACAAGCATTATCATTTATTCATTATCAAGAATAG
- a CDS encoding DsbA family protein yields the protein MNVEIWSDIACPFCYIGKRKFEQALEAYDEDVDVTFKSFQLDPNAPKESNESMVSVLAKKYNMPEAKAKEMNSQVTAQAEEVGLHYKLDQVRVVNTLDAHRLSHLAKEQGKMGEVMEKLLDAHFVQGRYVGDRDTLVEIAASVGLSKEEVNGVLDSDRYKDTVEQEQAEGAQIGVQGVPFFVFNRKYAVSGAQPKEAFLQVLQKVKEEEGSTIQVINQGDTCSDGSC from the coding sequence ATGAACGTAGAGATTTGGTCGGATATTGCATGTCCGTTTTGTTATATTGGGAAGAGGAAATTTGAACAAGCTTTAGAGGCATATGATGAGGATGTAGACGTAACGTTTAAAAGTTTTCAACTTGATCCGAATGCACCAAAAGAATCTAATGAGTCGATGGTGTCGGTTCTCGCTAAAAAATACAATATGCCTGAAGCAAAGGCAAAAGAGATGAACAGTCAAGTAACTGCTCAAGCTGAAGAAGTCGGTCTTCATTACAAGCTCGATCAAGTTCGTGTTGTTAATACTCTAGATGCTCACCGTTTAAGCCACCTTGCTAAAGAACAAGGCAAGATGGGTGAGGTCATGGAAAAACTACTTGATGCCCACTTTGTTCAAGGTCGTTATGTCGGTGATCGCGATACCTTAGTGGAGATTGCAGCATCTGTTGGTCTTTCTAAAGAAGAAGTGAATGGGGTGTTAGACAGCGATCGTTATAAAGATACTGTAGAGCAAGAACAGGCAGAAGGAGCGCAGATTGGGGTTCAAGGGGTTCCTTTCTTCGTATTTAATCGAAAATATGCGGTTTCAGGCGCTCAGCCGAAGGAAGCCTTCCTGCAAGTATTGCAGAAAGTGAAAGAAGAAGAAGGTTCAACTATTCAAGTTATCAATCAAGGGGACACGTGCTCTGACGGAAGTTGTTAA
- a CDS encoding oxidoreductase: protein MKQTALITGATSGIGFETAKMLLNLQFKVIIASRNQKKGQAVVQQLQPYGDVSFYYVDLADLSSIRAFAESIQQHVQSLDLLINNAGVMIPPYQKTADGFEMQFGINHLGHFALTGLLLPLLNASAKARIVTVTSIAAIKGSIDFQNYNGEVRYRAMNFYRQSKYANFLFSCELNRRLAQIKVSTISVACHPGLAYSNLLSRGSGEQAHWLIRSFLPHVIQSAEHGAASTIYAATNNDLHGGEWIGPSGFREWSGAPRVHQTRQKIDRTSEAKKLWTLSESLSGIQYLS from the coding sequence ATGAAGCAGACGGCGCTTATAACAGGGGCAACGAGTGGAATCGGTTTTGAAACAGCTAAAATGTTACTGAACCTTCAATTTAAAGTCATTATCGCAAGCCGCAATCAAAAAAAGGGTCAGGCTGTCGTGCAGCAACTTCAACCTTACGGCGATGTGTCGTTCTATTACGTAGATCTTGCTGATCTGTCATCGATTCGAGCTTTTGCAGAATCCATTCAACAACATGTTCAGTCATTGGATTTGTTAATTAATAATGCTGGTGTTATGATACCCCCTTACCAAAAGACTGCGGACGGCTTTGAAATGCAGTTTGGGATCAACCACCTCGGTCATTTTGCCCTAACAGGTCTCCTGCTCCCTCTTTTAAACGCGTCAGCGAAAGCACGAATTGTTACGGTAACGAGTATAGCCGCTATAAAAGGGTCAATTGATTTTCAAAACTATAACGGAGAGGTTCGCTACCGAGCAATGAATTTCTATCGACAAAGCAAATATGCGAACTTTTTATTTTCTTGTGAATTAAATCGCAGGCTAGCACAGATAAAAGTCTCGACGATAAGCGTCGCTTGTCATCCAGGTCTCGCTTATTCAAACTTGCTTTCAAGAGGTTCTGGTGAGCAAGCACACTGGCTCATTCGCTCCTTTCTGCCACACGTTATCCAATCCGCTGAACATGGTGCAGCATCAACGATTTATGCTGCAACGAATAACGATCTTCATGGTGGAGAATGGATTGGGCCAAGCGGGTTTCGAGAATGGTCTGGTGCACCTCGCGTTCATCAAACACGTCAAAAAATCGATCGAACATCTGAAGCAAAAAAGCTATGGACGCTTTCAGAATCATTATCAGGGATTCAATATTTATCATAA
- the ribD gene encoding bifunctional diaminohydroxyphosphoribosylaminopyrimidine deaminase/5-amino-6-(5-phosphoribosylamino)uracil reductase RibD — protein sequence MSDNIYMKLALENAKAMIGQTGANPVVGCVIVREGRVVGIGSHLKEGEPHAEIHALRMAGTLAKDATAYVTLEPCSHTGKTGPCANALIEAGVRKVIIASLDPNPKVAGNGVKRLKDAGIEIETGLYGEEAFKLNEVFNYAIVNRRPFVTLKAAMSLDGKIATKTTHSKWITSSAAREDVHQLRSEHQGIVVGIETVLKDNPSLTARIPNGRNPVRVIVDSQLRIPLDCSVVTDYEAPTYLFTSAEPEHKEKEDQLKDLGIDVIYTSGQQHVNLDEMMSTLFSRGIHSLLLEAGGTLNAAFIEHQLVQKYLIYVAPKLIGGKSARSFFEGEGIETMDSATALTFAESSVIGPDLKITAYPNYKTRNPRD from the coding sequence ATGTCTGACAACATTTATATGAAGCTTGCACTTGAAAATGCAAAAGCTATGATTGGTCAAACAGGAGCAAATCCGGTTGTTGGCTGCGTAATCGTTCGTGAAGGCAGGGTCGTTGGAATTGGCTCTCATTTAAAAGAAGGCGAGCCTCACGCAGAAATTCACGCATTACGAATGGCAGGCACCCTCGCTAAAGACGCTACAGCTTATGTCACATTAGAGCCTTGTTCACATACAGGCAAAACGGGTCCATGTGCAAATGCTCTCATTGAAGCGGGTGTTCGAAAAGTAATCATTGCCTCGCTTGATCCTAACCCAAAGGTTGCAGGAAACGGCGTAAAGCGTTTGAAAGATGCTGGAATTGAAATTGAAACAGGGCTCTACGGTGAAGAAGCCTTTAAACTGAATGAAGTGTTTAACTATGCGATTGTGAACCGACGCCCATTTGTGACATTAAAAGCTGCCATGTCTTTAGATGGTAAAATTGCCACAAAAACCACCCATAGCAAGTGGATCACCTCTTCTGCTGCACGTGAAGACGTACATCAGCTGCGAAGCGAACATCAAGGAATTGTAGTCGGGATTGAAACGGTCCTCAAAGATAACCCTTCACTTACTGCACGTATCCCAAATGGACGAAACCCAGTAAGAGTGATTGTCGACTCCCAGCTACGCATTCCCCTAGATTGTTCAGTTGTCACTGATTATGAAGCACCAACGTATCTTTTCACTTCAGCCGAGCCGGAACATAAAGAAAAAGAAGACCAGTTAAAAGATTTGGGAATTGACGTTATTTATACGTCTGGTCAGCAGCATGTGAACCTAGATGAGATGATGTCAACCTTGTTTTCACGAGGAATACATTCTCTGTTGTTAGAAGCTGGTGGGACACTCAACGCCGCTTTTATCGAGCATCAACTTGTACAGAAATACTTGATTTATGTGGCACCAAAGCTAATTGGCGGAAAGAGTGCACGAAGTTTCTTTGAAGGCGAAGGAATTGAAACGATGGATTCTGCCACTGCGCTTACGTTCGCAGAAAGTAGTGTGATCGGTCCCGATCTAAAAATTACCGCCTACCCCAATTACAAGACAAGAAACCCACGTGATTAA